One Microbacterium esteraromaticum genomic window carries:
- a CDS encoding siderophore-interacting protein gives MSISKIVKPASAELLHLTVLRTERLSPGWMRVTLGGGDIDRFQPMGYDQWVRLFLPISGEAGLERVPAKANKVFGYLKFLRIPDGERPVLRNYTIRAHRTATADAGAEIDVDFVLHGSAADGTAGPASRWAETCAPGEHVLIIDEGLSFNPARGEERVVLVGDETALPAIAGICASLPATASGIAIVEVPTEADALDFPHPEGIELRWVVRTGPAAPGAGALAALRSADSPDAGAHAYIAGEQSLASGGRRLLVGERGVDKHLVSFTGYWKIGSASPASNAARAAAARPA, from the coding sequence ATGTCCATCAGCAAGATCGTCAAGCCGGCATCGGCCGAGCTTCTGCACCTGACCGTGCTGCGCACCGAGCGGCTCTCACCCGGATGGATGCGCGTCACGCTCGGCGGCGGCGACATCGACCGGTTCCAGCCGATGGGCTACGACCAGTGGGTGCGGCTGTTCCTGCCGATCAGCGGCGAGGCCGGGCTCGAGCGGGTCCCGGCGAAGGCCAACAAGGTGTTCGGCTATCTGAAGTTCCTGCGGATCCCCGACGGCGAGCGACCCGTCCTGCGCAACTACACGATCCGCGCGCACCGCACGGCGACGGCCGACGCGGGTGCCGAGATCGACGTCGACTTCGTGCTGCACGGCTCAGCGGCCGACGGCACGGCGGGGCCCGCGTCGCGCTGGGCCGAGACCTGCGCCCCCGGGGAGCATGTGCTGATCATCGACGAGGGGCTCTCGTTCAACCCGGCGCGTGGCGAGGAGCGCGTCGTGCTCGTGGGCGATGAGACGGCGCTGCCGGCGATCGCCGGCATCTGCGCGTCGCTTCCGGCCACGGCATCCGGAATCGCGATCGTCGAGGTGCCGACGGAGGCCGACGCGCTCGACTTCCCGCACCCCGAGGGCATCGAGCTGCGGTGGGTGGTGCGCACCGGCCCCGCCGCGCCTGGCGCTGGCGCGCTGGCCGCGCTGCGCTCGGCGGATTCGCCGGATGCCGGGGCTCACGCCTACATCGCGGGGGAGCAGTCGCTCGCATCCGGCGGCCGCAGGCTGCTCGTCGGCGAGCGGGGCGTCGACAAGCACCTCGTGAGCTTCACCGGCTACTGGAAGATCGGCTCCGCGTCACCCGCGTCGAACGCGGCACGCGCGGCCGCGGCGCGGCCCGCCTGA
- a CDS encoding OsmC family protein, whose translation MTLRYRTEAINGDGGTGTARVTGGMEVPVASPLAPNPDPDASNPEQLLALAWSTCLNATAQALVKRERRTAVRIEVELHDASEGPGYEFHVDTYLSAEGLSLDETSDLLQRAHARCPVSKLLQGATTVRVHAEEFAG comes from the coding sequence ATGACCCTCAGGTACCGGACGGAAGCGATCAACGGCGACGGAGGAACGGGCACGGCCCGGGTGACGGGCGGGATGGAGGTGCCGGTCGCCTCTCCCCTGGCGCCGAATCCGGACCCGGATGCCTCGAACCCGGAGCAGCTGCTGGCGCTCGCCTGGTCGACGTGCCTGAACGCCACCGCACAGGCGCTGGTGAAGCGCGAGCGCCGCACGGCGGTGCGCATCGAGGTGGAGCTGCACGATGCGTCGGAAGGACCGGGATACGAGTTCCACGTCGACACGTATCTGTCTGCGGAGGGGCTATCACTGGACGAGACGTCGGACCTGCTGCAGCGCGCGCATGCGCGCTGCCCGGTGTCGAAGCTGCTGCAGGGAGCGACGACGGTGCGGGTGCATGCCGAGGAGTTCGCGGGCTGA
- a CDS encoding ECF transporter S component — MASRPALSTRTLLVCAAIGVATGILGGIAGLVTVGVITLVPYLYGLVLGVHVLPGIIAQEVLRRPMVALITHVIAALISSAFTPMWAMRFIGTALLFGAIQEGVAALTRYRAWGRWRFFVSAAIIGVIVAVVVAVVVDLARFAPWVQLSYLVISVLGPIAWTAVGIAIGNALRRAGVAPR, encoded by the coding sequence GTGGCATCCCGACCGGCGCTGAGCACGCGCACCCTTCTCGTCTGCGCTGCCATCGGCGTCGCCACCGGCATCCTCGGCGGTATCGCGGGGCTCGTCACCGTGGGCGTGATCACGCTGGTGCCGTACCTCTACGGCCTCGTGCTGGGCGTGCACGTGCTCCCGGGCATCATCGCCCAGGAGGTGCTGCGCAGGCCCATGGTCGCCCTGATCACGCACGTGATCGCTGCGCTCATCTCGAGCGCGTTCACCCCGATGTGGGCGATGCGCTTCATCGGCACCGCCCTGCTCTTCGGCGCGATCCAGGAGGGGGTGGCCGCCCTCACCCGCTATCGGGCATGGGGACGCTGGCGCTTCTTCGTCTCGGCCGCGATCATCGGCGTGATCGTGGCCGTCGTGGTCGCCGTCGTCGTCGACCTTGCGCGCTTCGCGCCATGGGTGCAGCTGAGCTATCTGGTCATCTCGGTGCTCGGCCCGATCGCCTGGACGGCCGTCGGCATCGCGATCGGCAACGCGCTGCGGAGGGCGGGAGTCGCCCCGCGCTGA
- a CDS encoding HNH endonuclease signature motif containing protein: MGHPIDDTPDTHAAWTAAAEQLIGDAAERTVEELRVQARAIRDQLDPEGAERRYLERYERRAFRIWTDADGIEHGRIEFEDDGAAWIRTIRDATLRPRRGGPRFVDAAEARQAADLSADARTNDQLSYDLLIDLLRAGALADAATVFGTRQAGVRIVTIVDDPGGATSARTEDYGHPIPTTAVDRKICETGTVTISIDRTGNPLDVGREHRLFTPRQRIALAIRDGGCRWKGCDRPASYCEAHHIDEWHRDGGRTDIDRGILLCRHHHVQLHHGGWRITRHGTDHFTLHPPGNRPAIPLMPRTALTAAWAGIDPPPPRFTPAA, translated from the coding sequence CTGGGCCACCCGATCGACGACACTCCCGACACGCACGCCGCGTGGACTGCGGCTGCCGAGCAGTTGATCGGGGACGCGGCGGAGCGGACCGTCGAAGAGCTGCGCGTCCAGGCCAGGGCGATCCGTGACCAGCTGGATCCGGAGGGTGCCGAGCGGCGGTACCTGGAGCGGTATGAGCGGCGCGCGTTCCGGATCTGGACCGACGCCGACGGCATCGAGCACGGGCGGATCGAGTTCGAAGACGACGGCGCCGCGTGGATCCGCACCATCCGCGACGCCACCCTCCGCCCACGACGGGGCGGACCCCGCTTCGTGGATGCCGCCGAGGCCCGCCAGGCCGCGGACCTGTCCGCGGATGCGCGGACGAACGATCAGCTCAGCTACGACCTGCTCATCGACCTGCTGCGCGCCGGAGCCCTCGCAGACGCCGCAACGGTGTTCGGCACCCGGCAGGCCGGGGTGCGCATCGTCACCATCGTCGACGACCCCGGCGGTGCGACCTCGGCCCGCACGGAGGACTACGGCCACCCGATCCCCACCACCGCCGTCGACCGGAAGATCTGCGAAACGGGCACGGTCACGATCTCCATCGACAGAACAGGCAACCCGCTCGACGTCGGCCGGGAGCACCGCCTGTTCACACCCCGCCAGCGCATCGCCCTCGCCATCCGCGACGGCGGCTGCCGGTGGAAAGGCTGCGACCGCCCCGCCTCCTACTGCGAAGCACACCACATCGACGAATGGCACAGAGACGGCGGACGCACCGACATCGACCGCGGCATCCTCCTCTGCCGCCACCACCATGTGCAACTCCACCACGGCGGCTGGCGCATCACCCGACACGGCACAGACCACTTCACCCTGCACCCACCCGGCAACAGACCAGCCATCCCCCTCATGCCCCGAACCGCACTCACCGCAGCCTGGGCAGGAATCGACCCACCACCACCCCGCTTCACACCAGCCGCCTGA
- a CDS encoding methionine ABC transporter ATP-binding protein, protein MATDLPAIVEFRHVTKRFRPDADERPALDDVSLSIRPGEIFGIIGESGAGKSTLLELINGLTRPTDGDVVVRGETVADLDRAGLRALRRDVGVVFQGVHLLSNSTVRDNVRLPLRLARATRSKGQQDAVDEILSFVGLSHRADHYPAQLSGGERQRVGLARALVARPPLLLCDEPTSSLDASTTADVLRVLADAREKLGTTVVVITHDLDVVKAICDRAALLEKGRLREIFEIDAAGPRSLPSYYEQVKRELTA, encoded by the coding sequence ATGGCCACCGACCTGCCCGCGATCGTGGAGTTCCGCCATGTCACGAAGCGGTTCCGCCCCGACGCCGATGAGCGACCGGCGCTCGACGACGTGTCTCTCAGCATCCGGCCCGGTGAGATCTTCGGGATCATCGGCGAGAGCGGCGCAGGCAAATCGACCCTGCTCGAGCTGATCAACGGCCTGACCCGCCCGACCGACGGCGACGTCGTCGTGCGCGGTGAAACAGTCGCCGACCTCGACCGCGCCGGCCTCCGCGCCCTGCGACGCGACGTCGGTGTCGTCTTCCAGGGAGTGCACCTGCTGAGCAACAGCACCGTGCGCGACAACGTGCGCCTGCCGCTGCGCCTTGCGCGGGCCACGCGATCGAAGGGCCAGCAGGATGCCGTCGACGAGATCCTCTCGTTCGTCGGCCTCTCGCACCGCGCCGACCACTACCCGGCGCAGCTGTCAGGCGGCGAGCGCCAGCGTGTCGGCCTGGCCAGAGCCCTCGTCGCCCGCCCGCCGCTGCTGCTCTGCGACGAGCCGACCTCGTCGCTCGACGCGTCGACCACCGCTGACGTCCTGCGGGTGCTCGCCGACGCGCGCGAGAAGCTCGGCACCACGGTCGTCGTCATCACGCACGACCTCGACGTCGTCAAGGCGATCTGCGATCGGGCCGCGCTGCTCGAGAAGGGGCGCCTGCGCGAGATCTTCGAGATCGACGCGGCGGGCCCCCGCTCGCTGCCCAGCTACTACGAGCAGGTCAAGAGGGAGTTGACCGCATGA
- a CDS encoding acyl-CoA dehydrogenase family protein, whose protein sequence is MQRDIYEEDHEAFRDLVKDFVKRHVSNESIERWDAAGEIDRETMLAAGEAGIIGLSVPEEFGGAGMLQDYRFRAIVNEEVIGAGAGSLAGALGIQDDLAVPYLVHMGTQAQKEKWLPRMATGEILGALAMTDPGAGSDLRGIKTNAKKVDGGYILNGAKTFISSGTTADIVVTFVKTGEGNRPDAFSLLIVEKGMEGFDQGKKLSKMGFHGWDTAELSFTDVFVPDENLISGKEGQGFIQLMMNLPLERLSIAVSAAAVVQAAVRWTVEYTKDREAFGERVIDFQNTRFRIADMATTADAVWAYVDRGLKAYADSKLTAEEAAQLKFWVTEREWEVLDMGVQLHGGYGYIMEYPIARAFTDARVHRIYGGTNEIMREIVGRQIAGRR, encoded by the coding sequence ATGCAGCGCGACATCTACGAAGAGGATCACGAGGCCTTCCGCGACCTGGTCAAGGACTTCGTCAAGCGGCACGTCTCGAACGAGTCGATCGAGCGGTGGGATGCCGCGGGCGAGATCGACCGCGAGACGATGCTCGCCGCAGGCGAGGCCGGCATCATCGGCCTGTCCGTTCCCGAGGAGTTCGGCGGCGCGGGGATGCTGCAGGACTACCGCTTCCGCGCGATCGTGAACGAGGAGGTCATCGGCGCCGGCGCCGGCTCGCTGGCCGGCGCCCTCGGCATCCAGGACGACCTGGCCGTGCCCTACCTCGTGCACATGGGCACGCAGGCGCAGAAGGAGAAGTGGCTGCCGCGCATGGCGACCGGCGAGATCCTCGGGGCCCTCGCGATGACCGACCCCGGCGCCGGCAGCGACCTGCGCGGCATCAAGACCAATGCCAAGAAGGTCGACGGCGGCTACATCCTCAACGGGGCCAAGACATTCATCTCGTCCGGCACCACAGCCGACATCGTCGTCACCTTCGTCAAGACCGGAGAGGGCAACCGCCCCGACGCGTTCAGCCTGCTGATCGTCGAGAAGGGCATGGAGGGGTTCGACCAGGGAAAGAAGCTCAGCAAGATGGGCTTCCACGGGTGGGACACCGCCGAGCTCAGCTTCACCGACGTCTTCGTGCCCGACGAGAACCTCATCAGCGGCAAGGAGGGTCAGGGCTTCATCCAGCTGATGATGAACCTTCCGCTCGAGCGTCTGTCGATCGCCGTGTCGGCTGCGGCCGTGGTGCAGGCCGCCGTGAGGTGGACGGTCGAGTACACCAAGGACCGCGAGGCGTTCGGCGAGCGGGTCATCGACTTCCAGAACACGCGGTTCCGCATCGCCGACATGGCGACCACCGCCGACGCCGTGTGGGCTTACGTCGACCGTGGCCTCAAGGCCTACGCCGACTCGAAGCTCACCGCCGAAGAGGCCGCGCAGCTGAAGTTCTGGGTGACCGAGCGCGAGTGGGAGGTGCTCGACATGGGCGTGCAGCTGCACGGCGGCTACGGCTACATCATGGAGTACCCGATCGCCCGCGCCTTCACCGACGCCCGCGTGCACCGCATCTACGGCGGCACGAACGAGATCATGCGCGAGATCGTCGGCCGCCAGATCGCAGGCAGGCGCTGA
- a CDS encoding methionine ABC transporter permease: MSWLTDLLAEYGEDIAQSMAETGYMMLVSVLAAVLIGLPLGTVVYLTERGGIAENRVINTIANLYINVVRSFPFLLLVVFLIPFTRAVVGTSFGTQAATLPLCFVAVAIYARLTEQILREIPAGISKVAVASGATVPQAVFRMLLPEARSGLVYALTSAAISLLSYSTVLGVVGGGGIGDFAMRYGYQVYNDNLMYLTIVLIIVCVLAIQALGHRTSTRLDHR, encoded by the coding sequence ATGAGCTGGCTCACCGACCTGCTCGCCGAGTACGGCGAGGACATCGCGCAGTCGATGGCCGAGACCGGGTACATGATGCTCGTCTCAGTGCTGGCCGCCGTGCTCATCGGACTGCCGCTCGGCACCGTCGTGTACCTGACCGAGCGCGGCGGCATCGCCGAGAACCGGGTGATCAACACCATCGCGAACCTGTACATCAACGTGGTGCGCTCCTTCCCGTTCCTGCTGCTCGTCGTCTTCCTCATCCCATTCACCCGTGCGGTGGTCGGCACGAGCTTCGGCACCCAGGCCGCCACGCTGCCGCTGTGCTTCGTCGCCGTGGCGATCTACGCCCGCCTGACCGAGCAGATCCTGCGCGAGATCCCGGCAGGCATCTCCAAGGTCGCCGTCGCGTCGGGCGCGACCGTGCCGCAGGCGGTGTTCCGGATGCTGCTTCCCGAGGCGCGCTCCGGACTCGTCTACGCCCTCACCTCCGCCGCCATCAGCCTGCTGTCGTACTCGACCGTGCTGGGCGTGGTGGGCGGCGGCGGCATCGGCGACTTCGCGATGCGCTACGGATACCAGGTCTACAACGACAACCTCATGTACCTCACGATCGTGCTCATCATCGTGTGCGTGCTCGCCATTCAGGCACTCGGCCACCGCACCTCCACGCGACTCGATCACCGCTGA
- a CDS encoding MetQ/NlpA family ABC transporter substrate-binding protein, whose amino-acid sequence MKKTRAVLAAAALGAALLASACAPAAEQKPDAAAGEPVIIKVAAVQAPMTDVVEAAGEAIEDGYEVQLVEVADYVTANTILASGDVYANFSQHVPYMETFNEGNDANLVGVQPVYNFVIAFYSKTLDDIADLPDGAKVAIPDDPSNTGRALKLLAANDIIALDPEVDPYASTVKDITENPKNLEFIQVPISSLNAAYEEADLVFQWPSHIKALGLTPRRTA is encoded by the coding sequence ATGAAGAAGACACGTGCCGTCCTGGCCGCCGCCGCCCTCGGCGCGGCTCTGCTCGCCTCCGCCTGCGCTCCCGCGGCGGAGCAGAAGCCGGATGCCGCGGCCGGCGAACCCGTCATCATCAAGGTCGCTGCGGTGCAGGCGCCGATGACGGATGTCGTCGAGGCGGCCGGAGAGGCGATCGAAGACGGCTACGAGGTCCAGCTCGTCGAGGTCGCCGACTACGTCACCGCGAACACCATCCTGGCAAGCGGCGACGTGTACGCGAACTTCTCGCAGCACGTGCCGTACATGGAGACGTTCAACGAGGGCAACGACGCGAACCTCGTCGGCGTGCAGCCGGTGTACAACTTCGTGATCGCGTTCTACTCGAAGACGCTCGACGACATCGCCGACCTGCCCGACGGCGCGAAGGTCGCGATCCCCGACGACCCGTCCAACACCGGCCGCGCGCTCAAGCTGCTCGCCGCGAACGACATCATCGCGCTCGACCCCGAGGTCGACCCGTACGCGTCCACGGTCAAGGACATCACCGAGAACCCCAAGAACCTCGAGTTCATCCAGGTGCCGATCTCCTCGCTGAACGCCGCCTACGAAGAGGCCGACCTGGTCTTCCAGTGGCCGTCGCACATCAAGGCGCTGGGTCTCACCCCGAGAAGGACGGCCTGA
- the recQ gene encoding DNA helicase RecQ, translating to MPQPPRDPYEDVPYPEDPYDDLPPEELDWVPPEDGWEPPLDWGQGPMTPAPTAGRTHASVPSAAAPSRFPTAVEALRTVFGYDAFRGDQAAIVEHVIGGGDAVVLMPTGGGKSITYQVPALVREGTGLVISPLIALMHDQVDALRANGVRAAYLNSTQAPDERREVERAYVAGELDLIYVAPERLSSAQTTQLLQRGTLSVIAIDEAHCVSQWGHDFRPDYLALGDLAERFPGVPRMALTATATRATHQELTERLQLPGAKHFVASFDRPNIQYRIVPKVEVRRQLVEFISSQSAGAAGIVYALSRKSVEQTAEYLASKGFDALPYHAGLPAEVRAANQARFLREDGIVMVATIAFGMGIDKPDVRFVAHIDLPKSVEGYYQETGRAGRDGEPSVAWMAYGLGDVVQQRRLIDQSPGDRTFKIRMGQHLDAMLALCETVACRRQNLLRYFGQDSDACGNCDTCLEKPDTFDGLVPAQKLLSTIVRLKRERNQAFGAGHLIDILRGASNERIRKMRHEQLATYGIGTDLSDQDWRSVVRQLLARGILVAQGEYGTLAPGEASAGVLRGETAVPLRKDTIGRASAGRVRKASAADALDAGDRDLFEALRAWRAATAREQGVPAYIVFGDATLRALAEHRPTTVAGLGGISGIGEKKRDAYGAAVLEVIAAH from the coding sequence ATGCCGCAGCCTCCCCGTGACCCCTACGAGGATGTGCCCTATCCCGAAGACCCGTACGACGACCTCCCTCCCGAGGAGCTCGACTGGGTGCCGCCAGAGGACGGCTGGGAACCGCCGCTCGACTGGGGCCAGGGTCCGATGACGCCGGCTCCCACGGCCGGGCGCACGCACGCATCCGTCCCGTCCGCCGCAGCGCCCTCGCGGTTCCCGACAGCGGTCGAGGCGCTGCGCACGGTCTTCGGGTACGACGCGTTCCGCGGCGATCAGGCCGCCATCGTCGAGCACGTCATCGGCGGCGGAGACGCCGTCGTGCTCATGCCGACCGGCGGCGGCAAGTCGATCACCTATCAGGTGCCCGCGCTCGTGCGCGAGGGCACCGGGCTCGTGATCAGCCCGCTGATCGCGCTCATGCACGATCAGGTCGACGCGCTGCGAGCGAACGGCGTCCGCGCCGCCTATCTCAACTCCACCCAGGCTCCCGACGAGCGCCGCGAGGTCGAGCGGGCCTATGTGGCGGGCGAGCTCGATCTCATCTACGTCGCACCCGAGCGGCTGTCGTCGGCGCAGACCACTCAGCTGCTGCAGCGCGGCACGCTCAGCGTGATCGCGATCGACGAGGCGCACTGCGTGTCGCAGTGGGGTCACGACTTCCGACCCGACTACCTCGCGCTCGGCGACCTCGCCGAGCGGTTCCCCGGTGTGCCTCGCATGGCCCTCACCGCCACCGCCACCCGCGCCACGCACCAGGAGCTCACCGAGCGCCTGCAGCTGCCCGGGGCGAAGCACTTCGTCGCGAGCTTCGACCGCCCCAACATCCAGTACCGCATCGTGCCGAAGGTCGAGGTGCGCAGGCAGCTCGTCGAGTTCATCTCATCGCAGTCCGCCGGGGCCGCGGGGATCGTGTACGCCCTCAGCCGCAAGTCGGTAGAGCAGACCGCCGAGTACCTGGCGTCCAAGGGCTTCGACGCCCTCCCGTATCACGCGGGCCTTCCGGCTGAGGTGCGCGCCGCCAACCAGGCGCGCTTCCTGCGTGAGGACGGCATCGTCATGGTCGCGACGATCGCCTTCGGCATGGGCATCGACAAGCCCGATGTGCGCTTCGTCGCGCACATCGACCTGCCGAAGTCGGTCGAGGGCTACTACCAGGAGACGGGTCGCGCGGGCCGAGACGGCGAGCCGTCGGTGGCGTGGATGGCATACGGGCTCGGCGACGTCGTGCAGCAGCGCCGGCTCATCGACCAGAGCCCGGGCGATCGCACCTTCAAGATCAGGATGGGCCAGCACCTCGATGCCATGCTCGCCCTCTGTGAGACCGTGGCCTGTCGTCGGCAGAACCTTCTGCGCTACTTCGGGCAGGACAGCGATGCATGCGGCAACTGCGACACCTGCCTCGAGAAGCCAGACACCTTCGACGGACTCGTCCCTGCTCAGAAGCTGCTGTCGACCATCGTGCGCCTCAAGCGCGAGCGCAACCAGGCGTTCGGCGCCGGTCACCTGATCGACATCCTGCGCGGGGCGTCGAACGAACGCATCCGCAAGATGCGCCACGAGCAGCTGGCCACCTACGGCATCGGGACCGACCTGTCGGATCAGGACTGGCGCAGCGTCGTTCGGCAGCTGCTCGCCAGAGGCATCCTCGTGGCGCAGGGCGAGTACGGCACCCTCGCCCCTGGCGAGGCGTCCGCCGGAGTGCTGCGCGGCGAGACGGCCGTTCCGCTGCGCAAAGACACCATCGGGCGTGCGAGTGCCGGTCGTGTGCGCAAGGCGAGCGCGGCCGATGCCCTGGATGCCGGAGACCGCGATCTCTTCGAGGCGCTGCGGGCCTGGCGGGCGGCGACCGCCCGTGAGCAGGGCGTGCCGGCGTACATCGTCTTCGGCGACGCGACTCTGCGCGCCCTCGCCGAGCACCGACCGACGACCGTCGCGGGGCTCGGCGGAATCAGCGGCATCGGCGAGAAGAAGCGGGATGCCTACGGCGCGGCCGTGCTCGAGGTGATCGCAGCGCACTGA
- a CDS encoding ATP-binding cassette domain-containing protein translates to MRSSAPLLRVRDLSVTHAGAAHPSPSGISFDVHPGEVVLVLGPSGSGKSTLTLALNGLIPQSVEARLDGTVHVAGRDTRDAPVAELSTEVSLVFQDPDSQLVTGTVLDEVAFALENLRLPASEVLARSEHALGRVGLWSRRRWNPDLLSGGGRQRLAIACALAVRSRVIVLDEPTANLDPQGVQDVYAALAALVRDAGERAIVLVEHDVDAAIDLATRVMVLDHDGRLLLDGPPQQVIHEHADTLRGLGVLPAFDLGPSPAASAAGPATAVAASAAGPALSDGSSAISVRDLVVDKHGTRVLDVPSLEITAGSFTAMIGANGAGKTTLLQALGGVVPPTAGEVLIEGLDAGRASPRLLASRVGFVFQNPEHQFIAGTVRDELSHGLRLQRLDPADIDERVDEMLTRLDLQAKADVHPFLLSGGEKRRLSVGTALIARPAVIALDEPTFGQDRARAAELLGMLQDLQRRGTTVVIVTHDRRLVEEYATHAVLLDGGKVVASGPTADVLRAEQSGEAPPATASGVSPATEPTPTDPYADAAVPPRFWLHALNPLAKLGAVVPAMVLLAFTRDLLTPAILLSLAYLVVLTGARLTRRACAVLLLGVPIAIAVLTVGFGVWIDPGQVSGTDAVLTIGDWTLRSGALVVGLATALRLAAILALALVSGLTTSGPDLVRAAVQQLRVPYRIGYTALAAYRFVPRFGYELSIIRAAHRVRGHGGGKGPLARLVRGWGYIVPLLASGIRHAERVALSMDARAFGAHASRTERHLIVWRARDTIFTAAVLLASAVVFTVTFPWQPI, encoded by the coding sequence GTGCGCTCTTCCGCGCCCCTGCTGCGCGTGCGCGACCTCAGCGTCACGCACGCGGGCGCCGCGCACCCCTCCCCGAGCGGCATCTCGTTCGACGTGCATCCGGGAGAGGTGGTCCTGGTGCTCGGCCCGAGCGGGTCGGGCAAATCCACCCTCACCCTCGCGCTGAACGGGCTCATCCCGCAGTCCGTCGAGGCACGGCTCGACGGCACGGTGCACGTCGCCGGCCGTGATACCCGCGACGCGCCGGTCGCCGAGCTCAGCACCGAGGTGTCGCTGGTCTTCCAGGACCCCGATTCTCAGCTCGTCACCGGAACCGTGCTCGACGAGGTCGCCTTCGCTCTCGAGAACCTCCGCCTCCCTGCATCCGAGGTCCTCGCCCGCTCAGAGCATGCGCTGGGTCGTGTCGGGCTCTGGAGCCGCCGCCGCTGGAACCCCGATCTCCTCTCGGGCGGCGGCCGGCAGCGTCTCGCGATCGCCTGCGCCCTGGCTGTGCGCTCACGGGTGATCGTGCTCGACGAGCCGACCGCGAATCTGGATCCGCAGGGTGTGCAGGACGTCTATGCCGCGCTCGCGGCTCTCGTCCGGGATGCCGGGGAGCGTGCGATCGTGCTGGTCGAGCACGACGTCGATGCGGCGATCGACCTCGCGACCCGGGTGATGGTGCTGGATCATGACGGCCGACTGCTGCTCGACGGGCCGCCGCAGCAGGTCATCCACGAGCATGCGGACACGCTGCGCGGACTCGGCGTCCTGCCGGCATTCGACCTCGGCCCGTCGCCCGCGGCGAGCGCGGCTGGCCCAGCGACCGCCGTCGCGGCGAGCGCGGCTGGCCCGGCCCTGTCCGATGGGAGCTCCGCGATCTCGGTGCGCGATCTGGTCGTCGACAAGCACGGCACGCGCGTACTCGATGTGCCGTCCCTCGAGATCACGGCGGGGTCGTTCACCGCGATGATCGGCGCCAACGGCGCCGGCAAGACGACGCTGCTGCAGGCCCTCGGCGGGGTGGTGCCGCCGACCGCGGGCGAGGTGCTGATCGAGGGGCTGGATGCCGGCCGCGCCTCGCCGCGCCTTCTCGCCTCTCGCGTGGGCTTCGTGTTCCAGAACCCCGAGCACCAGTTCATCGCGGGCACCGTGCGCGACGAGCTCTCGCATGGACTGCGCCTGCAGCGCCTCGACCCCGCCGACATCGACGAACGCGTCGACGAGATGCTCACGCGCCTCGACCTGCAGGCGAAGGCCGATGTGCACCCGTTCCTGCTCTCGGGCGGAGAGAAGCGCCGCCTGTCGGTCGGCACCGCACTGATCGCCCGCCCGGCGGTGATCGCGCTCGACGAGCCCACCTTCGGCCAGGATCGTGCGCGGGCCGCCGAGCTGCTCGGCATGCTGCAGGATCTGCAGCGCCGCGGCACGACCGTCGTGATCGTCACGCACGATCGACGCCTGGTAGAGGAGTACGCCACCCACGCTGTGCTGCTCGACGGCGGGAAGGTGGTCGCGTCCGGCCCGACCGCCGATGTCCTGCGAGCGGAGCAGAGTGGTGAGGCGCCGCCTGCCACGGCATCCGGGGTCTCGCCTGCGACCGAGCCCACCCCGACCGATCCGTACGCCGACGCCGCGGTGCCTCCGCGGTTCTGGCTGCATGCGCTCAACCCGCTCGCCAAGCTGGGCGCGGTCGTGCCAGCGATGGTGCTGCTGGCGTTCACCCGCGATCTGCTGACCCCGGCGATCCTCCTCTCGCTGGCGTATCTCGTGGTGCTCACCGGCGCACGACTCACCCGCCGCGCCTGCGCGGTGCTGCTGCTCGGCGTGCCGATCGCCATCGCCGTGCTCACCGTCGGCTTCGGGGTGTGGATCGACCCGGGGCAGGTGTCGGGCACCGATGCGGTGCTGACGATCGGAGACTGGACGCTGCGGTCCGGGGCTCTGGTCGTCGGTCTCGCGACCGCGCTGCGCCTGGCCGCGATCCTCGCGCTCGCACTCGTGAGCGGCCTGACCACGAGCGGCCCCGACCTCGTGCGCGCCGCCGTGCAGCAGCTTCGGGTGCCGTACCGGATCGGGTACACGGCCCTGGCGGCGTACCGCTTCGTTCCGCGGTTCGGATACGAGCTGTCGATCATCCGCGCCGCGCACCGGGTGCGCGGGCACGGCGGAGGCAAGGGGCCGTTGGCGAGGCTCGTGCGCGGCTGGGGATACATCGTGCCGCTGCTGGCGTCGGGCATCCGCCATGCCGAGCGGGTCGCGCTGTCGATGGATGCCCGCGCCTTCGGCGCCCACGCCTCCCGCACGGAGCGGCACCTCATCGTCTGGCGTGCACGCGACACGATCTTCACCGCAGCGGTGCTGCTGGCGTCGGCCGTCGTCTTCACCGTCACCTTCCCCTGGCAGCCCATCTGA